A genomic window from Sphingobacterium sp. BN32 includes:
- a CDS encoding RagB/SusD family nutrient uptake outer membrane protein encodes MKILKNLSYSVLVFSLLASACGKKIDIEPQNDISSENALSSAADVNNVLVGAYTIMAHPALYGTNLLMIADLYASPGYVNWTGSFSTYRDISNQNLISTNEDATRTWTRAYQAINAANTVLESLGVVTDADMKKEIEGKALFVRGIMHFELVRLYALPYEAGGANSSLGVPIATKAVKAFEDITPDVPRNSVAEVYKQAEDDLIAAISLLSDSPDLYAAKGMLARLYLQKGDYPNAREQANDIIESGEYALAKNLEDPFRIKNSTEGVFEIQQNEQSHAGSSNDGLATFYSSYLNNTGGKVGRGDLSILNSFVNTYDETDKRRTQMIYEGTGAKAGWFTKKWYNYFDNIPVVRLTELYLTRAECNARLGTSVGDSPLNDINLLRERAGLEDLATVTIDQILTERNKELAFEGYRIHDLKRTKKNIGTLPYNAPKLVFPIPYREVSVNSNLKQNPGYN; translated from the coding sequence ATGAAAATCTTAAAAAATCTATCATATTCTGTATTAGTCTTTTCCCTGCTAGCGAGTGCTTGCGGCAAGAAAATAGATATAGAACCTCAAAATGACATATCCTCTGAAAACGCTCTTTCCAGTGCCGCAGACGTCAATAATGTCCTTGTCGGCGCCTACACTATCATGGCCCACCCGGCACTATACGGAACGAACCTTCTGATGATCGCTGATTTATACGCGAGTCCCGGCTATGTCAACTGGACAGGTTCATTCAGCACCTACCGCGACATATCCAATCAAAATTTGATATCAACGAACGAGGACGCTACACGCACCTGGACGCGTGCCTACCAGGCAATCAACGCCGCAAACACCGTATTGGAATCCCTCGGTGTGGTAACCGATGCGGATATGAAAAAAGAAATTGAAGGAAAAGCACTATTCGTTCGCGGCATCATGCATTTTGAGCTCGTGAGGCTGTATGCTTTACCTTATGAAGCGGGCGGCGCTAACAGCTCTTTAGGAGTACCCATCGCAACAAAAGCGGTTAAAGCATTTGAAGATATCACGCCCGATGTGCCTAGAAACAGCGTCGCAGAGGTCTATAAACAAGCAGAGGATGACCTGATCGCGGCCATATCGCTGCTGTCAGATAGTCCAGATTTATACGCAGCAAAAGGAATGCTGGCACGTCTATACCTTCAAAAAGGAGACTATCCTAATGCCAGGGAGCAGGCAAATGATATTATCGAAAGTGGAGAATATGCTTTAGCTAAAAATTTAGAAGATCCCTTCCGTATAAAAAATTCAACAGAGGGAGTGTTTGAAATTCAGCAAAACGAACAAAGTCATGCAGGTTCATCGAATGATGGTCTAGCAACTTTCTATTCGAGCTACTTAAATAACACAGGTGGTAAAGTAGGTCGTGGCGATTTAAGCATACTCAACTCCTTTGTCAATACGTATGATGAGACGGATAAACGCAGAACGCAGATGATTTATGAAGGCACCGGCGCAAAGGCAGGATGGTTTACAAAAAAATGGTATAACTATTTTGATAACATCCCGGTTGTACGTTTAACAGAACTTTATTTAACGCGCGCTGAATGCAATGCCAGATTGGGAACATCCGTAGGCGATAGCCCCCTAAACGACATTAATCTCCTGCGCGAGCGTGCTGGTCTTGAAGATTTAGCAACCGTAACGATAGATCAAATTCTAACAGAACGCAATAAAGAATTAGCATTTGAAGGCTATAGAATCCATGATCTAAAACGCACAAAAAAGAATATCGGAACCCTACCGTACAACGCTCCGAAATTGGTATTTCCAATTCCGTATCGCGAAGTATCCGTTAATTCTAACTTAAAGCAAAATCCTGGATATAATTAA